The following DNA comes from Candidatus Nanosynbacter sp. TM7-074.
GTTCAGGATATGATACACGCTAAGGTAATTGGCACGGATCACCAATACCTCTTGCAAGTTGTTAGTTGCGCGCATCAACTCTGGCGTCTTTTCACTCGTGACAAGCAGTACTTTTCTATCAAGCTTGAACTGCTTCAAAAAGGCGACAGCATCGCGAGTCTTGCCAGTAACCTTTTCTTCATACGGCAATACGCTAATCTTCTTCGCGTCATGAGCTACCGTCAAGGCTTGGCGAATTGCCACTTTCTTGGCGGTTTTAGACAATTTTTTGGTGTAGTTTTCGTTGCCGCGTGGGCCAAAGACCACGCCACCACCGCGCCAGATTGGGTTACGGGTTGAACCGAAACGTGCTCGACCAGTT
Coding sequences within:
- the rplD gene encoding 50S ribosomal protein L4, with protein sequence MAESTKLPKDIFAVEVPNHELLKLAYDSYLANARLASATTKQRGEVSGGGKKPWKQKGTGRARFGSTRNPIWRGGGVVFGPRGNENYTKKLSKTAKKVAIRQALTVAHDAKKISVLPYEEKVTGKTRDAVAFLKQFKLDRKVLLVTSEKTPELMRATNNLQEVLVIRANYLSVYHILNSDHIVISPQALDIITAWLGKEEA